The Niastella koreensis GR20-10 genome includes a window with the following:
- a CDS encoding ABC transporter ATP-binding protein: protein MKRELSGIDKSTPVISVKKLVKSFGENEVLKGVDLELYKGENIVILGRSGSGKSVLIKIIAGLLKADSGSVSILGSEVNDLEIKELRELRLNIGFSFQSSALYDGMTVWENLEFPLVRNRRELTKEQVNEAIEQVLTDVGLLQTIDQMPAELSGGQKKRIGIARMLILKPEIMLYDEPTGGLDPVTCMEINNLINKVQQQYNTSSIIITHDLSCAKTTGDRIVMLSDGIFFRQGSFEEVFRSDDERVRNFYNYYMLNNEQAKL from the coding sequence ATGAAAAGGGAACTATCAGGGATCGACAAAAGCACACCGGTAATATCGGTAAAAAAACTGGTTAAGTCTTTTGGCGAAAATGAGGTATTAAAGGGAGTTGACCTTGAATTGTATAAAGGGGAAAACATCGTAATTCTGGGTCGCTCGGGCAGTGGCAAATCGGTATTGATAAAGATCATTGCCGGGTTGTTGAAAGCCGATAGCGGATCTGTAAGCATTTTGGGCAGCGAAGTAAATGACCTGGAAATAAAAGAACTGCGCGAACTGCGGCTGAACATAGGATTCTCCTTTCAAAGCAGCGCGTTGTATGATGGGATGACCGTTTGGGAAAACCTTGAATTTCCATTGGTAAGGAACCGGCGGGAATTGACAAAGGAGCAGGTGAATGAGGCTATAGAACAGGTGCTCACTGATGTAGGTTTATTACAAACAATTGACCAGATGCCAGCGGAATTATCGGGTGGTCAGAAAAAAAGGATCGGTATTGCCCGGATGCTGATACTTAAGCCCGAAATAATGTTATACGATGAGCCTACCGGCGGCCTTGACCCGGTAACCTGCATGGAGATCAACAACCTTATCAATAAGGTACAGCAACAATATAATACCAGTTCAATTATAATTACCCACGATCTCAGTTGCGCCAAAACAACCGGCGACCGCATTGTGATGCTGTCTGATGGAATATTTTTCCGGCAGGGAAGTTTTGAAGAAGTGTTCCGGTCGGATGATGAACGGGTAAGGAATTTCTATAACTATTACATGCTGAACAATGAACAAGCCAAATTATAA
- a CDS encoding MlaE family ABC transporter permease translates to METALQNNSLAAGSSKLRQKKFRQFFVSVYEVHRFTVAFFKEVFAGPYELKEVVRQCYEIGCKSLPIITLTAFITGIVFTKQSRPSLSEFGATSWLPSLIAIAIIRALAPLITSLVIAGKVGSNMGAELASMRVTEQIDAMEVSSTNPFKFLVITRVVSITITLPVLVTYFAGIGMLGSYLNVHHNELTSFTAFMSDAFVKITWIDLFSSAIRSIIYGFTIGIVSCYKGYNAKQGTVGVGRAANSAVVISMFLIFIEEIVLVQIVNYFR, encoded by the coding sequence ATGGAAACGGCTTTACAAAATAACAGCCTGGCTGCCGGCAGCAGTAAGCTCCGCCAGAAGAAATTCCGGCAGTTTTTTGTAAGTGTGTATGAGGTTCATAGATTTACTGTTGCCTTTTTCAAAGAGGTGTTTGCGGGTCCATACGAACTCAAAGAAGTAGTGCGGCAATGTTACGAGATCGGCTGCAAATCATTACCCATCATTACCCTTACCGCATTTATAACGGGGATCGTATTCACCAAACAAAGCCGTCCTTCCCTTTCTGAGTTTGGCGCTACGTCCTGGCTGCCGTCATTGATAGCCATTGCCATCATCAGGGCCCTGGCCCCGCTTATTACGTCGCTGGTAATAGCCGGTAAGGTAGGGTCCAACATGGGCGCCGAACTGGCTTCCATGCGGGTTACCGAGCAAATAGACGCCATGGAAGTGTCTTCTACCAACCCGTTCAAATTCCTGGTAATTACCCGGGTAGTGTCAATTACCATAACGTTACCGGTCCTTGTCACCTACTTTGCTGGTATTGGCATGTTGGGCTCTTACCTGAATGTTCACCACAATGAATTAACCAGCTTCACCGCATTTATGTCCGATGCCTTTGTGAAGATCACCTGGATCGATCTGTTTTCATCAGCTATAAGGTCAATCATCTACGGTTTTACCATCGGCATTGTCAGCTGCTATAAAGGATATAATGCAAAGCAGGGAACGGTGGGTGTTGGCCGTGCGGCTAATTCAGCAGTGGTGATATCCATGTTCCTGATCTTTATTGAAGAGATCGTGTTGGTTCAAATTGTAAATTATTTCCGTTGA
- a CDS encoding nicotinic acid mononucleotide adenylyltransferase, with product MKRSVLLPVIVLFAAGYAVPVLAQETLPEVTVVATNYKYLKSVGGKEVSQPVQLLQRTAAEYDVKKSDYYEDDYDSYFVSFVLPEGQILAAYDKNGKLLRTAEKYGNVKLPAAVSSAVAKKYPDWRVSKDVYMVTYYDDKGTDKKYKLLLENGNKRMKVKVNEAGEFF from the coding sequence ATGAAACGTTCTGTTTTATTACCTGTTATCGTATTATTTGCGGCAGGATATGCTGTTCCTGTTCTTGCGCAGGAAACATTACCAGAGGTTACTGTAGTGGCAACCAACTATAAATACCTTAAATCGGTGGGTGGAAAAGAGGTGAGTCAGCCTGTTCAGCTGCTTCAACGCACCGCTGCTGAGTACGATGTAAAGAAATCGGATTATTATGAAGACGATTATGATTCTTATTTTGTTTCATTTGTGCTGCCGGAAGGACAAATTCTCGCTGCTTATGATAAAAATGGGAAGTTGCTTCGTACTGCCGAAAAATATGGAAATGTAAAATTACCAGCTGCAGTTTCCAGCGCAGTTGCAAAAAAATATCCTGACTGGCGGGTTTCAAAAGACGTATATATGGTCACTTATTATGACGATAAGGGTACCGACAAAAAATACAAACTGTTGTTGGAAAACGGAAATAAACGAATGAAGGTAAAAGTGAATGAGGCCGGTGAATTCTTTTAA